The region GGGTCTACGCCGGCGAGGCCCCGGACCCGTTCAGCGGAAAGGTCGGCACAGCGCCGGATCTGGACGTCGACGACCTCCGCTCCGACCGAGGCGCCGGCACCTCCGAGCCGCGAAGCGCCCAGCCCGACCGGCCGCTGCTGGACCTGTTCGGGCGGCCCCGGGAGGAGGCGGCGCCGGACGGCTCGCGGATCCAGCTCGGCTGGACCGTGGACGGCCACCGGTCCTGGCGGGTCGACTCGCTGGGCGCCCGCGAGCAGTGGCGCTACGACCCGGAAGGCAACCAGATCGCGCGGATCGACCCGATGGGCGGCGTGACCGCCGCCGAGTACGGCCCGTTCGAGACGGAGCTGGCCTGCGTCGACGAGAACGGGGCGCGCACCGAGCGCACCTTCGACACCGAGCGGCGGCTGACCTCGGTGACCAACCCGCAGGGCCAGACCTGGCGCTACGTCCGCGACCTGGCGGGCCGGGTGGTCGAGGAGACCGACTTCGACGGCCGGGTGCTGCGCTACGTCTACGACGCCGCCGGGCAGCTCGTGCGCTCGGTCAACGGTGCCGGCGAGGCGACCGACTACGTCTTCGACCTGCTCGGCAACCTCGTCGAATGGCGCACCCCGTCGTCGGTCACCACCTACACCTACTCCCCTGTCGGCCACCTGGTCAGGGCCACCAACGACGACGCCGTCCTGGAGCTCGAGCTGGACGAGCAGGGCCGGATCACCGCCGAGACGGTCAACCAGCGAACCGTCGCGTTCGACTACGACGACACGAACAAGGTGGTCCGCAGGCGCACACCGTCCGGTGTGGACAGTGCATGGGCTTGCGACGGGACGAGCAGGCCGATCGCGCTGTCGATGGGCGGGCATTCGTTGCGCTACACCACCGGCGAGGCCGGTCGCGTAGCACGGACCCGGATCGACGATGCGGCGACCGCCGAGGAGAACTACGACAGCGAGCATCGGCTCGTGTCCCAGACCGTGACCGGGCACTCGGGTCAGCTCGTGCTTGCGCGGTCGTTCCGCTACCGGCCCGACGGCGAACTGATCGGCACCGACGACCGGCTGTCGGGAAGCATCCGCTACCAGATCGACCGGACCGGCCGGGTCGTCGAAGTCATCTCCCCGGACCGGCGCGAGAACTACCAGTACGACGGGCTGGGCAACATCCTCAACGCCGGTGGCGCCCCGGACGCCGCGACCGGACCGCGCCGCTACGCGGGCAACCGGCTGGTCGCGGCGGGCGCGGTGCAGTTCGAGTACGACGCGCAGGGCCGACTCGTGCAGCGCATCGAGGCGGGCCGCGGCTGGCGGTACGCCTGGGATTCCTACGACCAGCTCGTCGCGGTGACGACGCCGGAGGGCGTCCTGTGGCGGTATCGCTACGACCCGATCGGTCGACGGATCGCCAAGCAGCGGCTCGCCGCCGACGGCGCCGTTGCCGAGCAGGTCGATTTCGTCTGGGACGGCGGAACGCTGATCGAGCAGGTGCACACCGACGCGCAGGGCCGGCGCACGGTGACGACCTGGGAGCACCGCCCGGACGACGACACCCCGGTCGCGCAGCACGAGATCGGCGCGGACGGCAGCCGGCGGTTCTTCGCGATCGTGACCGACCCGGTCGGGACGCCGACCGATCTCATCGCCCCGAACGGCGTGCTCGCGTGGCACGGCCGCACCAGCCTGTGGGGCAAGGAGCTGCCCGTGCAGCCGAACGGGGTGACGACGCCGCTGCGGTTCCCCGGCCAGTACGCCGACGCGGAAACCGGGCTGAACTACAACGTCCACCGGTACTACGACCCCGCTACCGGGCGTTACCTCAGCCAGGACCCGTTGGGCCTCGCCCCGGCACCGAACCCGGTCGCCTACGTCGACAACCCCCACAGCGCCGCCGACCCGCTGGGCCTGGCGAAGGGCGGGACGAAGCGCAAGCACGACGGTTCGGGCAACCAGCCTCCGACGACGGGCAACGGGAACAAGAGGACCAAGAAGGATCCGTGGGACCGCAAGCCGTTCAGCCACGATACGGAGAAGAAGACCCAGGCGGACAAGACATCGACCCCGCCGGGCACCGGCTACAACTCCGGGAAGAACGGCCCGCGGAACGACCAGCGGCACATCATCTCGTTCCAGACGATGCGCGACAACCTCAGGTCCTGGGTCGACCACCATTATCCGCCGGGGCACCCGCAGCGAGACGAGATGACCAAGAAGTACACCGAAAAGCTCGAGGGGATGAACAACAAGTTCGAGAACCTGCCCCTCGGGAACGGCCCGGTGAACTCGGCCATCGGTAGCGTCGTGGACAAGTGGCCGGTCGTCGAGAAAAGGATCGACGGAGAGTACATCCCGAGCAAGAAGGACACACCGGAGCCGCCGAAGGCCCCGAGCGCCGCATTCGAGCAGACAGCCGGGTACGCCAAGGACCTCCGGAAGGAGATTCCCAACGAGATCATCAAGGTCGCGGACGACATCAAGGATCCAGTGGAGCGCAAGAACTTCCTGGACGACTTCCGGGATTCCGCGGACTTCGACTGGCCGGGCGGGGACAAGAAGGGGGAGGAGTACGACAAGTGGATGGGCGTGCGCCACGAGATCAACCACATGGGCAGGTACCCGGGTGATACTCCGCCCGCGAAGGTCGACGAGTTGATCGACAAGTACCACCAGCTCGACCGCCCGAGCGGTCGCCACGAGACGATCGAGGAGTTCCGCGACCGCCCGGGCAAACCGGACGGCAACCCCAAGTGGCCCGCCGGGCCGGACGCCACGAAGTGGCCCGGCCAGAAGGACTGGAAGTGGCCCGGCGAGGACGGGTGGAAACCGGGCAAGTGACCTGTCGCGGGCTGCTGCCCGGAGGCTCTCGCGGTCTCTGGGCAGCGGCGCGCAACGTTTGCCGGGCGGGCCGCCCGCACAGCCAGGAGGTGCTGCAGGGCATCCCGCGGAGTGCCGACGCGACGCAACGTGCTGAAGAGCCGGCGCGCCGCGACCCCGGCCCTCAGCGCGGCGGCATCGTCAGACGAATGACACGATCACGATCAGCGCCAGCTCCGCTGCCGCCAGGGCGCCGGCGGCGATCCCGAGCCGTCTCGCCAGAACCGCTCCGCGGACCGTGATCGATGCCGCGGCCAACGCCACTGCCAGTGGGATCAGCACGGCGCAAAGCATCTGCAGGACTGCGATTCCCGACATCATTCCCTGATCTCCACGCGCGACCTCCCGCTCAGCGGATCATTCTGGAAAGCGCACGTCATCGAGCAGCACCGCCACCTGGTGGATACTGCCCGGCGGCACGTCGCCCGGCGAGCCCCTCCATGGGGTGTTCACCAACTCATCAGGTGACACCTCCATGTACCGGAACCCGCCGGAGCAGGAAAAAACCGGTGCGTTTCACGAGGTTGTTCCCTCACGCACGATGGCGTGTCACTCGCGGGGCACGCTCGGATGCGAGTTTGGGACGTGTTCGCCGACAAGTCGACGCCGTCGCCGCGGTGGAAGTCGACCACGCCGTCGCAGCCGTTCTCCCCTGCTCCCGGTCAGATCATGCCGGGTGCCGCGGTCGCCGTTGTCGTACTGGAGTCGGCGAGCGGTTTCCTGCCCAGCGAGCCGCTGGTCAGCGTTCTCACGCCGCTGCGTCTGGTCGTCTTGCTCGGTCTGCTGGGACTGGTCCTCGACCGGGCGGGAGTCGGCTCGTTCCGCACCCGGATGGACGTCCTCGTCGGCGTGGTCGTGCTGTCGGCACTGCTCGCCACGGTCGCCGGGGGCGGCACCAGCGCGCCGCTGCGCGGCCTGCTGCCCCAGGTGGCGGTGTACTACCTGCTCGTCGGGATGCGACGGCGTCACCCCGAGTCCTGGCACGCGCTGACGGTGTTCGCGCTGGCATCGGTGTCGATTGCCGGCGCGGTGGCGCTTAGCCAGGCGACCAACGCCACGCCGACCGGCTTCTGCCGCAGCGGTCTGCTCGGCGACGCCGACTGCGGGCCCGACACGCTGGTCCGTTCCATCGGCACCTTCGCCAACCCCAACACACTCGCCGCGTTCCTGGTGATGCTCACGCCGATCGCCGCGCTCGCGGCGACGCTGCTGTCGGAGCGGACGGCCCGGCTCAGCGTCATGATCTTGGCCGGAGTCGGCTACGGCGCGGTCCTGACCACGTTCTCGCGGGCGGGCTACATCGCCGCCGCCGCGGGCATCCTGGTGCTCGTCGCGGCACGCCGGCTGATGCCGCGCTTCAGCGGCTCCGGGTTCCGCCTGGCCACCGCTGCCGGCGTGGGCGGCCTGGCGTGCGTCGGACTGGTGATCGCGATCAGCTCGCGAGCAGGCGCCGCGCTCGGCGTCCGCGGGCAGGCGTGGGAAGCGGCCATCGAGGTCGCGAGCACGAACCCCCTCGGCGTCGGCCTGCAACGCGCGGGCGCGGTCATCGACGCCCGCGCGCCGGGAGACGTCGAGTTCTCCCACGTGCACAACCTCTGGCTGAACTGGCTGGTTGAGGCGGGTGTGCTCGGCATGCTCGGGATCACCGCGGTGACCGTCGTCGGAGTCATCTCGGCCGCCCGCCTCGCCCGGGACGGCTCGGCCACCGGAGTCGCCTGCCTTTCGGGCCTGACGGCGTTCATGCTGATGAGCCTCCTGGACCATCCGGCCAACCTGGAACGCATCGCGATGATGTTCTGGCTCGTGCTGGCCTTGACGATGGCCGAGACCCCGGCCCGCTGGCGCCCTCGGACCGCAGCGCCGGCGCCACCGCCGGCGACACCCCAGCCTCCCGCACGGCCGCCCGGGCAATTGACGCCCGGGCGTCCCAGGAAGCACCCCCGCCAGCGGGTCAGGACCGGCCCGACATCCAGCACCGGGATGCCGCTCACTGGCCCATGACCCGAACCGCCAGCACGACAGCACCCGCGTCAGAGCGGCCTCCCCTCAGAGCCGCAAGGCGGTTTCGAAGACAGGCTCTCGCAGCCGGCGTCCACAGTGTCCTGTTCCGGCGGCGACGTGCGCGGTCAGAGGTTGCGCTTGAAGAGCTCCAGCAGCTCGGTCCAGTGGCGTTCCGCCGCTTCGGCGTTGTAGGCGGCGGTGTCGGCCTGGGTGTAGCCGTGCGGTGCGCCCGGGTAGACCTCGCAGCAGTGGCGGACACCGGCCCGGGTGAGTCCTCGAGGCGGTCGATCTGCTCCGGCGGCAGCGCGTGGTCCTGGTCGGCGTGGCCGAAGTAGAGCTCGGCGGTGACGTGGTCGGCGACCAGGTGCGGGCTGTCGGGTGCCTCGGTGGCCAGGTTCCCGCCGTGGAACCCCGCCGCCGCGGCGACCCGCTCCGGGTAGGTGCCCGCGGTGCGCAGCGCCATCACGGCACCCATGCAGTAACCGGTGATGCCGACCGGGCTGTCGGCGGTCAGCGGGCTTTCGGCAAGCCAGCGCAGGTAGGCGTCGGCGTCGCGCATCACCAGTTCGGGCGTCAGGTCCCGCATGATCGGCATGATCTGCTCGAAGAGATCCGGCCGGGCGCCCGGGTCGATGAACTCGGGCAGTTCGACCACCGGGGCCCGCCCGTGGCGGTAGAAGACGTTGGGGGCCAGGACGGTGTAACCCGCCTCGGCGAGGCGGTCGGCCATCCTGGCCAGGTGCGGGCGCACCCCGAACGCGTCCATGTAGAGCAGGACCGCGGGGTGGGGCTGTCCGTCGTCCGGGTGCGTCAGGTAGGCGTCTGCGGTGCCGTCCGGGGTCGGGACGTCCACGGAGCTTCCGCGCACAGTGGTCATCGGTGTTCTCCCATCTGCGCCGGCCGTCGCCAGCCTAGTCGCGGGCACAGCCTGCAACAGGTCGGCCCGGCGTGGTGAATCTCCCACCCGGCCGATCACCGAACCGCCGTCGAACCCGCCAGGCCGGACCGCTACGGCCGGCTCATCCGCGATGCTCCCGCACGGTCGGCCAATACCGTCCCCGCACTGGTCAGATCTCCAGCCGCGCCTCCTCGAGGTCGAAGTCGCGGATGATGCGCGTCATCACCTCGTTGGAGATCTCCCCGCGGTCGCGCAGCCGCACCACCGTCGTCCGCTGCGCCTGGAGCACCACGCGGACCATCTGCTGGTAGGCCAGCGACCGGTCCTCGTAGTCGTGCTCGGACTCCTGGTCCGCGCGCGCCCCGAGCCTGCGGCCCCGGTACTCGTAGGCGCGGCGCATCCGCTCGACGCTGTCGTCGCGCGTCCACTCCTCGGCTGCGAGCTCGTCGATCTGGGCGAGTGCGGTCTCGGTCGCCTCCAGCCGGGCCCGCAGTTCCTGGCGTTCCTCGGCGCCCTCGTCGGTGACCCGCAGCAACCGGATGAGGCCCGGCAGCGAGAGCCCCTGCACCACGAGCGTGGCGAAGATGACCGCGAAGACCAGGAAGATGATCAGGTCACGCGCCGCGAAGGGGAACCCGGGCGCGACGGCGAGCGGCAGCGCCAGGGCGGCGGCCAGCGAGACGCTGCCGCGCATGCCGCTCCACGCCAGCACCAGCCGGTGCCGCGCCCCGACGCGGCGCTCCCGCTGGCCGGGCCGCCGGTCGAGGATCCGGATCAGGTACGGGACGGTGAAGAACCAGACCAGCCGGACGACCACCACCGTCCCGGCCACCGCCAGCGCGTACCGGGCGAGATCGGCTGCGGTGTATTCGGCGAGCCCTTCCAGAGCGCTGCGGAGCTGGAGGCCCACGAGCACGAACAGCACCGCGTTGATGAGGAAGTTGATGATGTCCCACACCAGGAAGCCCTGCAACCGGGTACGGGCGGGCAGCGTGGTGACGCCGCGAACGCCCATGTAGAGCCCGGTGGTCACCGCCGCGAGCACTCCCGACGCGCCCAGCGCGTTCGCGGGGATGAAAGCGGCGTACCCGCTCAGCAGCGAGATCGTCAGGCTCACCTGGGCGTCGGTGGTGTGGCGGCGGATCAGCGCCACCAGCCAGCCGACCACCAGCCCGATGGCGATGCCGCCTGCGGCGCCTGCCACGAACGCCAGCCCGGCGTTCCCGTACGACATGCCCTCCCCGACGATCGCCGCCACGGCCACCCGGTAGGCCACCAGCGCGGTCGCGTCGTTGAACAGGCCTTCGCCCTCCACGGCGCTGACGAGCCGGCGCGGCGCGCCCAGCCGCCGCATGACGAGCCCGGCCGCGAGCGGATCGGTGGGCGAGACGATAGTTCCGAGCGCGAACGCGGCGGGCCAGGACAGCCCTGGCACGAGGGCGTGCGCCAGCACGGCCACCGCGCCCGCCGTGGCCAGCACCAGGCCCACCGAGCTCAGCGTCAGCGCCCGCAGGTTCTCCCGCAGGTCGTGGAAGTTCGCCGACAGCGCGGCCCAGTACAGCAGCGGCGGCAGGAAGACCACCAGCACGATCTCCGGATCGAGGTGGACGTGCGGCAGCCCCGGCAGGAACCCGATCGCCGCTCCCCCGACCACGAGGACGATCGGGTACGGGATCGACAGCAGCCGAGCCACGGCCGCCAGCACCGCCACCGACACCAGCAGCCCGCAGATGAGAACTTCCGCCCCGCTCATGTGGACTCCCCCGGGGCAACGGTGACCGAGCCTTGCGGGCGCCGCAAACCAGGGCCGTGGTGACGACCGCCCCGGCATGCGCCGCATTCAGCCCAATGCGGCTACCGAGTGTGGCCGCAGGAGGGCTGCCGTGCTCACCGTCCGTGCTCCTCGCCGGCCTGGCACAGCAGGAGGTGACCCCGCCGTTGGCATCGACGCGGTCACGTCCGCTTCTCGCGTGCTGCTCCTGCCAGCACGCCTCGTAGACCAGGTCGACAACTCACGCCATCGACACCGCGACGCCTCCGGGAGTCCTCATCGGACGGTGCAGGTGTTCGGTGCCGGCGCACCGGCGAACCGGTCCGCGACCCACCGCGACCGGTCGGCGGCCGACTGCCGCATCACGGTTTCGTGGTCGCCGGGGTAATCGTGGTAGTCGACGGGCGTGCCCTGACCGCACTGCTCCGCCGCTACCTCCGCCACAGTGGACGCGGCGACGTCGGTGTCCGCTGCGCCGGAAGCGACGAAGATCGGCCCCGCAAGGGGCGCGTTCGCATAGCGATTGCGTTCGATGAACTCGCGGACAGCGGCGTCCTGTGACCAATCAGGTCGCAACAGTTCTCGTGGTGTGCCCGTGCCGCTGAGGGCTCGTCCATAGGTCCAGCAGCCCTCGTGGAGGTACCGCTCGTAGTTGCTCATCCCCTTGTCGCTCATCACGTTCCGCGGCTGGAACGCCGGGTACTGCGCGGCGATCGAGCTGGCGACGTAGGCGAGGTACTGGCCTTGGCCCTCGTTGTCCGCGACCTCGCGCTGGAGCCGGTCGTACGGCGTCACCGGGGCGATCGCCACCGAACCGAGGAACCTGCCGGTGGGTTCGGCGGCTTCCTGCCGGGCAACGCCCCACACGGCCTGGCCGCCCTGGGAGTGCCCGACCGCGACCCAGCGCTCGCTCAGCCCGGCCACCGCCTGGCGTGCCGCGGCGATGGAGTAGCGCACGTCCTTGGCGTTGGCTGTCATGGTGATGTACTCGTGCCCGCTGCCCGCACCCAGTCCCGAGTAGTCGGCGGCTACCACGGCGTACCCCTGTTCGAGCCAGTTCGCGATCTCGTCGGGGTAGTACAGGTCCTTCATCAGGCTCGGTGCGCACTGCCGCGCCACACCGCTCGTCCCGTGCACCCAAGCGACGACCGGCCACCCGCCGGGCGGCGGAGGGCCCGCCGGGGTGAGCACCGCCGCCGAGGCCGCCACCGGCGTGCCCTGCGCCGATCGGGAGTTGTAGACGACGAGGTTTCCCGCGGCGCCCTCGGGCAACTGCCACCCGGTGGCCCGCTCCGAACGCAGCACCGAGCCCGGTGCCGCCGTGCCGGGCGCGGTGTCGTAGAGCGCGGCGCGCGGCAGCGCGTTGGCCGCTTCCGCGGCCCGCGCGCCGGCGATCTCGTCGTCCTGCTCAGCGGGCGGGCGCCCGCCGCAGGCGGCCAGCACGAGCACGAGAGCGAGCAGAACCGATGTCCGCCCAACCAGTTTTCCCATTGTTCCGAACTCCTGGTCCAGATCACGGTCACGTCCGCCGAAAGTGAACGTTCACGCCCTGGTTAGGTCAATGGTGTTGACATAAGCTCCGGGCGTGACTTCCCGCCGGGTACCCCGACACCGCACCCGCCGACGCCCCACCCGACGCGGCCAGGTCCTGTCCGAGGAGCTGATCGTGGACACCGCGCTGCGGCTGATCGAACTGCACGGCGCCGACGGGCTGTCGATGCGCAGGCTCGGGGCGGCGCTCGGCGCGGACGCCACCGCGGTGTACCGCTACTTCGACGGCAAGCACCAACTCGTGCTCGCGATCGCCGACGAACTGATCGGCAGGACCTTCGCCGATTTCCACCCCAGCGGCGACTGGGTCGCGGACCTGCGCACCGCGGCGGAGCTCATCTACCGCACCAACCGAGCCCATCCCCGGGCCGCCATGCTGGTCACCTCGGTGGTGACCGGCCGAGGGCACGAGGTGGCCGCGGTCGAGACGATGCTCGGCATCCTGCGCGGCGCCGGGTTCGCCCCGGCGGACGCGGTCCGCCACTACCACTGCTTCATCAGCCTGGTGCTGGCTTTCTCGGCACTGGATTCCACGATCGACGCCGCCGATCCCGAGCAGCTGCACGCGGAAGCGGCCACCTGGCACGACGTGTACCGCGCACTCCCCGCCGAGCAGTACCCGAACATCGCGGCGGGAGCCGACGAGCTCGACGTGCAGATGCAGAGCACGCCGTTCCACACGACCCTGGAACTCCTCCTGTCCGCGATCGCCGCGCAGGCGCCCGACCCCGCATGACCGGTGGCCCGGTGTCAGTCCTCGCCGTGGAACGGATGGGTCAGCCG is a window of Saccharopolyspora erythraea NRRL 2338 DNA encoding:
- a CDS encoding DUF6531 domain-containing protein, whose translation is MSNPLVAERKDSTQSFTGIAIAESVDETRKAIESGDWAGGVLGVVGTSLDALGAAMDPFGAALAAGVGWLIEHVGPLSEALDDLTGDPDEIKAHSETWKNISTELEDLKTELADLIKADTAAWTGEAADAYRKRGEDTGNLIAAAASAASGAADGVGTAGEVVGTVRTLVRDIIADLMGHMISWALQVIATLGIGLTWVVPQVVAAVAKTAAKIADITQKLVQAMQKLTPLLKKLGYGFDDAAKSLKNIKADGGKSDAPKPEPGPKDKSNLDPPPKDKGNPDPPPNDKGSPPPAQTDSTSADPGPTPGGDKGNPDPPPKSSGPDNSGGPSSSGPASAGPSGAKNNPNTPNSNKPSNPVDSKTPADGICTGGSEPVDMATGHMVMTETDLEILGPLSLVVERMYVSSYRAGRWFGPSWTSTLDQRLEVDDENVCYFSPDGMILVYPLPSAGSPVLPVEGPRWPLRIREDGGYSLDTPDRKQTMRFAPLVTGGRLMPLMAVQDDDGRRIDIEHHRFGPPKVIRHSDGYRVEIDSARERVTGIRVVDPRQGADVPVMRYGYDDQGRLAAVINSSGKALRFQYDSAGRLTEWQDRNGFWFRYIYDEHGRVVRTVGDKGYFDSQFSYSDDGQRAITRYTDSLGGVKEFEFNAAKQLVREVDALGNTTLSTWDRHDRLLSRTDPLGRTTHYEYDAAGRPWLITRPDGSVVELDLSTDDTVASIIVTDGENTWTRVYAGEAPDPFSGKVGTAPDLDVDDLRSDRGAGTSEPRSAQPDRPLLDLFGRPREEAAPDGSRIQLGWTVDGHRSWRVDSLGAREQWRYDPEGNQIARIDPMGGVTAAEYGPFETELACVDENGARTERTFDTERRLTSVTNPQGQTWRYVRDLAGRVVEETDFDGRVLRYVYDAAGQLVRSVNGAGEATDYVFDLLGNLVEWRTPSSVTTYTYSPVGHLVRATNDDAVLELELDEQGRITAETVNQRTVAFDYDDTNKVVRRRTPSGVDSAWACDGTSRPIALSMGGHSLRYTTGEAGRVARTRIDDAATAEENYDSEHRLVSQTVTGHSGQLVLARSFRYRPDGELIGTDDRLSGSIRYQIDRTGRVVEVISPDRRENYQYDGLGNILNAGGAPDAATGPRRYAGNRLVAAGAVQFEYDAQGRLVQRIEAGRGWRYAWDSYDQLVAVTTPEGVLWRYRYDPIGRRIAKQRLAADGAVAEQVDFVWDGGTLIEQVHTDAQGRRTVTTWEHRPDDDTPVAQHEIGADGSRRFFAIVTDPVGTPTDLIAPNGVLAWHGRTSLWGKELPVQPNGVTTPLRFPGQYADAETGLNYNVHRYYDPATGRYLSQDPLGLAPAPNPVAYVDNPHSAADPLGLAKGGTKRKHDGSGNQPPTTGNGNKRTKKDPWDRKPFSHDTEKKTQADKTSTPPGTGYNSGKNGPRNDQRHIISFQTMRDNLRSWVDHHYPPGHPQRDEMTKKYTEKLEGMNNKFENLPLGNGPVNSAIGSVVDKWPVVEKRIDGEYIPSKKDTPEPPKAPSAAFEQTAGYAKDLRKEIPNEIIKVADDIKDPVERKNFLDDFRDSADFDWPGGDKKGEEYDKWMGVRHEINHMGRYPGDTPPAKVDELIDKYHQLDRPSGRHETIEEFRDRPGKPDGNPKWPAGPDATKWPGQKDWKWPGEDGWKPGK
- a CDS encoding O-antigen ligase family protein, with amino-acid sequence MRVWDVFADKSTPSPRWKSTTPSQPFSPAPGQIMPGAAVAVVVLESASGFLPSEPLVSVLTPLRLVVLLGLLGLVLDRAGVGSFRTRMDVLVGVVVLSALLATVAGGGTSAPLRGLLPQVAVYYLLVGMRRRHPESWHALTVFALASVSIAGAVALSQATNATPTGFCRSGLLGDADCGPDTLVRSIGTFANPNTLAAFLVMLTPIAALAATLLSERTARLSVMILAGVGYGAVLTTFSRAGYIAAAAGILVLVAARRLMPRFSGSGFRLATAAGVGGLACVGLVIAISSRAGAALGVRGQAWEAAIEVASTNPLGVGLQRAGAVIDARAPGDVEFSHVHNLWLNWLVEAGVLGMLGITAVTVVGVISAARLARDGSATGVACLSGLTAFMLMSLLDHPANLERIAMMFWLVLALTMAETPARWRPRTAAPAPPPATPQPPARPPGQLTPGRPRKHPRQRVRTGPTSSTGMPLTGP
- a CDS encoding Na+/H+ antiporter; this encodes MSGAEVLICGLLVSVAVLAAVARLLSIPYPIVLVVGGAAIGFLPGLPHVHLDPEIVLVVFLPPLLYWAALSANFHDLRENLRALTLSSVGLVLATAGAVAVLAHALVPGLSWPAAFALGTIVSPTDPLAAGLVMRRLGAPRRLVSAVEGEGLFNDATALVAYRVAVAAIVGEGMSYGNAGLAFVAGAAGGIAIGLVVGWLVALIRRHTTDAQVSLTISLLSGYAAFIPANALGASGVLAAVTTGLYMGVRGVTTLPARTRLQGFLVWDIINFLINAVLFVLVGLQLRSALEGLAEYTAADLARYALAVAGTVVVVRLVWFFTVPYLIRILDRRPGQRERRVGARHRLVLAWSGMRGSVSLAAALALPLAVAPGFPFAARDLIIFLVFAVIFATLVVQGLSLPGLIRLLRVTDEGAEERQELRARLEATETALAQIDELAAEEWTRDDSVERMRRAYEYRGRRLGARADQESEHDYEDRSLAYQQMVRVVLQAQRTTVVRLRDRGEISNEVMTRIIRDFDLEEARLEI
- a CDS encoding lipase family protein, whose amino-acid sequence is MGKLVGRTSVLLALVLVLAACGGRPPAEQDDEIAGARAAEAANALPRAALYDTAPGTAAPGSVLRSERATGWQLPEGAAGNLVVYNSRSAQGTPVAASAAVLTPAGPPPPGGWPVVAWVHGTSGVARQCAPSLMKDLYYPDEIANWLEQGYAVVAADYSGLGAGSGHEYITMTANAKDVRYSIAAARQAVAGLSERWVAVGHSQGGQAVWGVARQEAAEPTGRFLGSVAIAPVTPYDRLQREVADNEGQGQYLAYVASSIAAQYPAFQPRNVMSDKGMSNYERYLHEGCWTYGRALSGTGTPRELLRPDWSQDAAVREFIERNRYANAPLAGPIFVASGAADTDVAASTVAEVAAEQCGQGTPVDYHDYPGDHETVMRQSAADRSRWVADRFAGAPAPNTCTVR
- a CDS encoding TetR/AcrR family transcriptional regulator, with product MTSRRVPRHRTRRRPTRRGQVLSEELIVDTALRLIELHGADGLSMRRLGAALGADATAVYRYFDGKHQLVLAIADELIGRTFADFHPSGDWVADLRTAAELIYRTNRAHPRAAMLVTSVVTGRGHEVAAVETMLGILRGAGFAPADAVRHYHCFISLVLAFSALDSTIDAADPEQLHAEAATWHDVYRALPAEQYPNIAAGADELDVQMQSTPFHTTLELLLSAIAAQAPDPA